In a single window of the Nicotiana tomentosiformis chromosome 8, ASM39032v3, whole genome shotgun sequence genome:
- the LOC104086693 gene encoding probable receptor-like protein kinase At1g80640, with protein MDPSLSSIISPIAPPISPVFSAAATFSPEVQVSGRKHHMDQNRKLLIALIAASTVLGAIIFFMICFWIYHKKRLQKSDLDSSHSSDGVKGIALGPVMCKFNSLKSTYSSKKAASVCLMEYKTLETATNKFQESEILGEGGFGCVYKAKLEEGLYVAVKKLEGGTQDAIKEFETEVELLSQIQHPNIISLLGYCIHGDTRLLVYELMQNGSLESQLHGPSHGSALTWYHRMKIALDAARALEYLHEHCNPPVIHRDLKSSNILLDSNFNAKLSDFGLAVLGGAQNKNNIKLSGTLGYVAPEYLLDGKLTDKSDVYAFGVVLLELLLGRRPVEKLAPAQCQSIVTWAMPQLTDRSKLPNIVDPVIKDTMDLKHLYQVAAVAVLCVQPEPSYRPLITDVLHSLIPLVPVELGGTLRVTSQHVQAP; from the exons ATGGACCCTTCTCTTTCCTCCATTATTTCACCTATAGCACCACCCATTTCTCCAGTTTTTTCAGCAGCAGCCACATTTTCTCCAG AGGTTCAAGTGAGTGGTCGGAAGCATCATATGGATCAAAATAGGAAGCTGCTCATAGCACTCATTGCAGCTTCAACTGTATTGGGAGCAATCATATTTTTCATGATTTGCTTCTGGATTTATCACAAGAAGAGATTACAGAAATCTGATTTGGACAGCAGTCATAGTTCAG ATGGTGTGAAGGGGATTGCATTAGGACCAGTTATGTGTAAATTCAATTCTTTGAAGTCCACTTATAGTAGTAAGAAAGCAGCATCTGTTTGTTTAATGGAGTACAAGACATTAGAAACAGCAACCAACAAGTTTCAAGAAAGCGAGATTTTGGGTGAAGGGGGATTTGGATGTGTATACAAAGCTAAATTGGAAGAGGGTTTGTATGTAGCTGTCAAGAAATTAGAAGGGGGAACTCAAGATGCCATTAAAGAATTCGAG ACTGAGGTAGAGTTGTTGAGTCAAATTCAACATCCGAATATAATTTCATTGTTGGGATATTGCATTCACGGTGATACAAGACTCCTCGTGTATGAACTAATGCAGAATGGATCTCTAGAAAGTCAATTACATG GACCTTCCCATGGATCAGCATTAACATGGTACCACAGAATGAAAATTGCCCTTGATGCAGCAAG AGCATTAGAATATTTACATGAGCACTGCAATCCGCCAGTGATTCATAGAGATCTGAAATCATCTAATATTCTTCTAGATTCCAACTTCAACGCAAAG CTCTCAGATTTTGGTCTTGCTGTGTTGGGTGGGGCTCAAAACAAAAACAACATCAAGCTCTCTGGAACTTTAGGTTATGTAGCCCCGGAATACCTTTTAGATG GAAAGTTAACTGATAAGAGTGATGTATATGCATTTGGAGTTGTACTTCTGGAGCTTCTATTGGGAAGAAGGCCTGTAGAGAAACTGGCACCAGCTCAATGCCAGTCTATAGTCACATGG GCCATGCCTCAGCTCACAGATAGATCAAAGCTTCCAAATATTGTGGATCCTGTGATCAAAGATACAATGGATTTAAAGCATTTATATCAG GTTGCTGCAGTTGCTGTGTTGTGTGTTCAGCCAGAGCCGAGCTATCGCCCCTTAATAACGGACGTATTACATTCCTTAATCCCCCTTGTTCCCGTAGAATTAGGTGGGACACTCCGAGTTACTTCACAACACGTGCAGGCGCCTTAG